The Microtus ochrogaster isolate Prairie Vole_2 chromosome 4, MicOch1.0, whole genome shotgun sequence nucleotide sequence ccattgtgtttattttgtgagGACCCATGCCACGgcgcacacgtggaggtcagagggcaactttcaactccttccaccacgtgggtcccggGGATGGAACTCCAGTTTCCAGGATTGgcagcctttacccactgagctgtctgccGGCCCAGCCCCAACTCTTTACCCAATGTCTACCTGCAAAGGCGAAGAGGCCCAACCTGCCAGTGCGAAGACAGCATAGAGGGTGAGAGACACGGGATCAGCTGAGGAGGTACCTACAGAGAAGTGCTCCCATGAGGTCCAGGAAATCAAAACTGCCAAAGTGTTTCCATTTAGGGACACATTTCCTGCTGTTTAATGCCACAGCCACCCAAGAGAGGAAGACATTTATGCCCTAAATAGGACCCATGTGGGTTAGTTTTCAAGCAACAGACCCTGTAGCCCCTATGACCAGACGCATCTCAATTTTCACCCAACTCTCATACTAAATATGGCCTAATCCCTGAAGCATAGCGATGGCAGTTCCTAACAGGCATGGGCAGGTGTTGAGCCTGATAAGTCTCCCGCCTCCCTCCCAAGATGAAGAGAGAAAGCCTCGGCTCATGGCTGTTCTCCTAGGCCATTTTCATACCTCTAGACTCAGGCTGAAACCAAAAATCCACAAACCATTGAATAGACCCACACTGCCTAAATGTCCACAACTACCTGGTCACACCATCGCCCTTCCAATCCTGGGAGCAGAAAGATGTACTAGTAACGGCAGGGTGAGGCAGGGCAGCATAGCAGAGGTGGTGTGTGCTTGAGGGTTAATCACAGGAAGAATTATGAATAACCCTGTGGCtaagcctggggggggggggacgacattTTGCTAAGCAGGTCAGGAGTTGGGGATTAGACAATAATGAACTCCCAGTTCGGCTCAAAGGTTTGGGGGTGGAACTCAACAGAAGGACCAAAGGCTGCTCAGAGACTTAGCCCCTCTCATCCTCAgccgagagaaaaaaaaaaaaaaaaagagtggtccTTTTTACGGCATTTACGGCAGTCCTGCCTGCAAGTCTGAGGAttcagttttaaaacaaatttaaccAGTGTTCAAATGCAAATGGCACAGATTTATCTTCACAGTCgttacaatcacacacacacacaggaaagttAGAATACGACATAGAAAAGTGCCCTGAAGATTGCTTTGTAAACCTAGGCTTCTGTaatttaaaaagctaaacaaaaactACAGCCTAGAAGTTGTGCAGAACAGCTCAGAAGGATCACATTTGTAAATTTTGCAACTGGGTCTCCGAAGATCCTGAAGTTCTTTATTCTTAGCATCATGATTTAAATTTATCCTTTAGAAGCACAGGATGACACAGTTTGACAGTGTCTTTATAGAGGACACGGGCTACATGAGCCTAAGCCAGTTTGACTCTATTCTGTCTGCTGCATAGAAGAGTTGACTGGTGCGCATAGACACAAAAATCATCGCCAATGCTTTTTCACTAGGCTGGATTTCTTTAGTTAGTCAATCACCCAGCAACCTATATCTGCCTATTCTTTAATAAGGTTTGAATGGCTCACTCAGGACTAAGTGGAAATGTTTTAAAGGGTATTTGTGTTAGCCTTGGAGACAGGGTGAGACTCTTAACCCTCCTTAGAGTATGTATCAATTGACTCTGAATTAAAAAACACCACCATGACAGTGATATCATCCCGATACATCCTGGCTACATCTTCTGGTAATGTCAGCATGGCGGCCAGTCGCTCTGGCTCCATCTCCCCATACTCGTTGCTCCCGATGGCGTGTCTGATCAGATGCGTGGCTGCATTTTGGTCAGCTGCATGGAGTCCGCTGGCTTTCCGCTGCAGCAGCAGACTCCGCATGAGCCCCAGGTTGGCCGGTCTTTGGTCCAGGTCCGGCTTATGGCAAGCAACCTTGGACAGGTGGCCCACCACCAGCCTCACCACATCCTCATTGCCCAGCATGTCCCACAGACCATCTGACGCCAGCACGAGGAACTTATCTTGGGGCCTCAGCCTATGGTATGTAACCTCCGGCTTGGCCGTCAGATAGGGTGGAGTGTAGTAGTGGGGCGGTGTGAACTGGTAGATGTTGAGGGCCTCAGTATCAAAGCCCCTCCCTAGCACACTACGCTGCAACTCTCTACTCCACTTGAGCTGGACATCCCCAAAGGCCCTGCAGGGAATGAGGACACCCAGCAGCCTATCATCTATGATGAGTGTCCTGTTCTCAGACTCAGGGTGCTCTCTCTTAAGCCGGGATAGCTCAGCCTCATTCCAAGCATTGTGGTCCCGGGTAAGAGGTAAACAGGACCACACACCATTGTCTTCCTGGACACCAAGGATAGCCCGGCAGTCGCCAGCATTTGCTACATGTAGGTGAACTCCGTTGACATGGGCCATGCAAGCTGTTGCCCCAGAAAAAGCAACCTGGAGGGATAGGTTCTTTGTCACCTCATCTTCCAGGGGGGCCTGGATTTCTAGTGAGATGTCCGAATCCAGTCTCTGGAAGGAGTACATCAATGCTTCTTCGATGCTCAAACCCATTTCCATATGCAAGTCAAGAAGTTCCTGCCAATAGACTCGAAGGTGGTCCAGGTGTACGGAGGTGACATCCTTATAAATACTATCCCCAGGATGCTTGAGCCACTGGAGGATGGGCAGCAAAGGCTTCATGTTTTCCATTGCTTCCTCCATCTGCTCCAAGGTTTGGTGGGACATCAGAGACACTGCCATGTAGTAGAAGAGCCTCTCGCTCACCGCTTGGGCACATGCATGGCCACCATGGCCGTCAAAAATGCCAAACATCAGTCCGTTGGTTTGCATGCAGGAAGCTACACCCTGCCGGTCCTCCACTGGGGAATTGGCGGCCAGCTGGTTGCTCTCAAACCGTAACACTGAACTTGGAACTCCATTGCTGAAGTCAAGAATCTTGTGAGATGACTCGCCAGCACGAAGCATGTCGTTGACCTGTTCAGGGCTAAGCTGTAAGTGGAAATCCTCTTCCTCGGTTGATGTGTGTCTGTAGGCTTTCTGCAGAGCAAAGCCACCACGCAGAGTACCGGTCTTCACAGTCGGCGATGCCAGAGAAGAAAGCCTCCATTTCGGTTGGTTCCTATTTGCGGCACCCCTTGAGTAGAAGCGTCTACCCCCTTGTAAGATAGCAATTCGATTCCGTGCAGAATTGAAGATCCAATAGGACACGGTACTTGACATTCTGAAGCTATGCTGGCAAGTGGAGGTGGTTGGTTTTCAGCCTGAAAAATTAAAGAGTTTATAAAAGCTTCaaagttcaaatatttaaaatactgtgaAAACTTCTTTTGCTAAGATGCTCTCTGATTTTATAGTCAATAAGGGCCTCCCAGCTGATTCgtgcctcctttcctctcctttctgagcCCTTTCTCAGGCCGGAGGCTACTAGCTAGCTCCCTCATCCAGTCTCCACTGCAGCATGTGAGTTTTGATTTAGGTATCTGCTGTCCCCAGTAATCTCTGTACTCCACAAATGCCAGACATGTAGCTGCTTACTGGCGACTATCGTGAGTACAGCCCGGTCCCTGGTACACAGCAGGTCCTCAAATATTAGCTCAACTTGGCATTTTCAGAGGCCCAGGGACATTAGCTACTTAACAGACACAGTTTCACTAGTCTCGCTGGCACTTGCTAGGAGCATGGGAATACTGCCAGTCTCATATGCTTGGGTTTGTTTGATTGCTGTTTTGTGCGTCACGGAGATTGAGCACAAGGCCTCTCCTGTGCTGATCGACCACTGAGCTATTATAgccctctttttaaatttattttgagctgggtagtggtggggcacacctttaatccctgcagaggcaggcagatctcagtgagtttgaggccagcctggtctacaagagctagttccaggacagactccaaagctacagagaaaccctgtgggggggggggggggcaacaaaaaaacaaaaactgtaaacttattttgaaacagggtttcaatGAGTtgcaaggttggccttgaactttaaaCACTCCTGACTCAGAATTCAGAGTAGCTAAAATTACCAGGTGCTGTTCCCACAAGATTTGGAAGTGCttttgctgttgtcattgtttaGTTTCTGGACAGGGTCTCGCTTTGCCACCTGGCTGGCATgcaattcactatgtagatcaggctatcctcaaactcagagaactgcctgttccagcctctggagcactgggattaaaggtgtatgccactaggCCAAATTTTCACAAAGTTTGTAAAAGTGTAATAAAATATGACACTTCCAGGCCAGGCATGGTACTACATGACTAGAATTCCAGAATTAGAGAGGCAAAAAgtcagaggcaagctgatctctgtgagttcaagcttaGCCTGATTGACGTAGAAGATTGTCTAGCGCatcattccaggccagccatggtaACACGGTGAGGCCATGCAGGGTGGTAtgcacaactgtaatcccagcacttgggaggcacaggcgagtagagctggaggccaggtacagacacagagaaaccctatctcaaaacagaacaaataagaGATAGtcaagccaggcgtggtggcacacgcctttaatctctctagtggcggaggcaggaggatctctgtaaattcaaggccagcctggtctagagtgggttccagaacagccaaggctacagagaaaccctgtctcaaaaagaaagaaagaaagaaagaaagaaagaaagaaagaaagaaagaaagaaagaaagaNNNNNNNNNNNNNNNNNNNNNNNNNNNNNNNNNNNNNNNNNNNNNNNNNNNNNNNNNNNNNNNNNNNNNNNNNNNNNNNNNNNNNNNNNNNNNNNNNNNNgagagagagagagagagagagagagagagcgcacagtTTACCATCAGGGTACATTCTGTACAGGTTTTTATATCGTTCAGTCAACTACAC carries:
- the Pdp2 gene encoding pyruvate dehydrogenase [acetyl-transferring]-phosphatase 2, mitochondrial yields the protein MSSTVSYWIFNSARNRIAILQGGRRFYSRGAANRNQPKWRLSSLASPTVKTGTLRGGFALQKAYRHTSTEEEDFHLQLSPEQVNDMLRAGESSHKILDFSNGVPSSVLRFESNQLAANSPVEDRQGVASCMQTNGLMFGIFDGHGGHACAQAVSERLFYYMAVSLMSHQTLEQMEEAMENMKPLLPILQWLKHPGDSIYKDVTSVHLDHLRVYWQELLDLHMEMGLSIEEALMYSFQRLDSDISLEIQAPLEDEVTKNLSLQVAFSGATACMAHVNGVHLHVANAGDCRAILGVQEDNGVWSCLPLTRDHNAWNEAELSRLKREHPESENRTLIIDDRLLGVLIPCRAFGDVQLKWSRELQRSVLGRGFDTEALNIYQFTPPHYYTPPYLTAKPEVTYHRLRPQDKFLVLASDGLWDMLGNEDVVRLVVGHLSKVACHKPDLDQRPANLGLMRSLLLQRKASGLHAADQNAATHLIRHAIGSNEYGEMEPERLAAMLTLPEDVARMYRDDITVMVVFFNSESIDTYSKEG